One Prunus dulcis chromosome 7, ALMONDv2, whole genome shotgun sequence DNA segment encodes these proteins:
- the LOC117636063 gene encoding G-type lectin S-receptor-like serine/threonine-protein kinase SD3-1 → MPEQDRHLLKLCFLLCIFAGFLLHSLGASEIPLVSKLSIVDKDMWVSPNGDFAFGFFNSPDEPNYSVGIRSNSKSIPLDKQIVVWIAGADLILGNNSYVQLTQDGELILFDSLKGVIWSSKTRQLSVVSAALNDNGNLVLLNKEKHIVWQSFDTPSDTLLPGQNFSMFQTLRAASKSSVSSYYTLFMNASGQLQLRWESHVIYWTSGSPSSSNLSAFLTSDGALQLRDQNLKPVWSLFGEDHNDSVSYRFLRLDVDGNLRLYSWVEPSKSWRTVWQAVENQCNVFATCGQHGICVFTESGSPDCECPFKHTNESISRCLIPNNPCDSGSDMLKYMHTFLYGMYPPTDDLVAKVSLQECKSLCLNDPSCTAATFSNDGTARCLMKRTQYVTGYSDPSLSSVSFVKMCAYPLAVNPNHVTTSPSPLEQSHKFCFPCVIGVASGMFVVFVLVQLALGFWFFRRRNLDRKKAAFAYTSPNSNGLIVLSFSELEELTENFKHQIGPKMFKGVLPNKKPVAIKDLNITIEERKYRSAVSKIGSIHHKNLVKLQGYCCELDHRFLVYEYAKNGSVEKYIEDLKLCKKLTWGKRFDICLSVARAICYLHTSCREFMSHGNLKCENVVLEENLEAKVTEFGLGKVVSEASCSSAERDVEDFGKMVLVLVSGCRGVGDLCEWAYKEWMEGRPENVVDKRISGGFNLQELERSLRIAFWCLQIDERRRPSMREVVKVLEGTLSVDPPPPPFGCNGPLEEEEEP, encoded by the coding sequence ATGCCTGAACAGGACAGACATCTCCTCAAATTGTGTTTCTTGCTATGTATCTTTGCTGGGTTCCTGCTACATTCTCTTGGCGCTTCAGAGATTCCCTTGGTTTCAAAACTTTCTATAGTTGATAAAGACATGTGGGTCTCTCCAAATGGTGATTTtgcatttggattttttaACAGTCCAGATGAGCCAAACTATAGTGTTGGGATCCGTTCCAATTCAAAGTCTATTCCGCTTGATAAACAAATTGTGGTGTGGATTGCTGGAGCTGATCTTATTCTTGGTAACAATTCTTATGTCCAACTGACCCAGGATGGTGaactaattttatttgattccTTGAAGGGAGTGATATGGAGCAGTAAAACAAGGCAGTTGTCTGTTGTTTCAGCTGCTCTGAATGACAATGGAAATCTTGTCCTATTGAATAAAGAGAAACATATTGTTTGGCAAAGTTTTGATACACCTTCTGACACACTTCTTCCTGGACAGAACTTCTCTATGTTTCAAACACTCCGGGCTGCAAGCAAGAGTTCTGTGTCCAGTTACTACACTCTTTTCATGAATGCTTCTGGTCAGTTGCAACTGCGATGGGAAAGTCATGTCATCTATTGGACAAGTGGAAGCCCTTCTAGTTCGAACCTCAGTGCTTTCCTCACCTCTGATGGAGCCCTACAACTCCGCGATCAGAACTTGAAACCTGTTTGGTCACTGTTTGGAGAAGATCACAATGACTCTGTTAGTTACAGGTTTCTTAGGCTAGATGTTGATGGTAATCTCCGGTTATACTCATGGGTAGAGCCTTCAAAGTCATGGAGAACAGTCTGGCAGGCTGTTGAGAACCAGTGCAATGTCTTTGCAACCTGTGGCCAACATGGCATCTGTGTCTTTACTGAATCTGGGTCCCCTGATTGCGAATGCCCGTTTAAGCATACAAATGAATCCATTTCCAGATGTTTGATTCCAAATAATCCGTGTGACTCTGGTTCTGACATGCTTAAATATATGCATACTTTCCTGTATGGAATGTATCCACCAACTGATGATTTAGTTGCCAAAGTTAGTTTACAGGAATGTAAGAGTTTGTGCCTGAATGACCCATCTTGTACAGCTGCAACCTTCTCAAATGATGGAACTGCACGGTGCTTAATGAAGAGAACGCAGTATGTTACTGGCTATTCAGACCCTTCACTAAGTTCAGTATCTTTTGTGAAGATGTGTGCATATCCATTAGCTGTAAATCCCAATCATGTGACGACCTCCCCTTCTCCACTCGAGCAGTCTCATAAGTTTTGTTTCCCTTGTGTAATCGGAGTAGCCTCAGGAATGTTCGTTGTCTTTGTTTTAGTTCAATTGGCACTTGGTTTCTGGTTcttcagaagaagaaatttgGATAGAAAGAAAGCCGCTTTTGCTTATACCAGCCCCAACTCAAATGGTTTGATTGTGTTATCCTTCTCTGAACTTGAGGAGCTTACAGAGAACTTTAAGCATCAGATTGGGCCAAAGATGTTCAAAGGTGTTCTTCCAAATAAAAAGCCAGTTGCAATCAAAGATCTGAACATAACcatagaagaaagaaaataccGGAGTGCAGTTTCAAAGATAGGAAGCATTCATCACAAAAACCTTGTGAAACTGCAGGGCTACTGTTGTGAGTTAGATCACAGATTTCTAGTCTATGAATATGCCAAGAATGGTTCTGTGGAGAAATATATAGAAGATCTTAAATTGTGTAAGAAGCTGACTTGGGGAAAGAGATTTGATATATGTTTAAGCGTGGCAAGGGCTATTTGTTATCTACACACAAGCTGTAGGGAATTTATGAGCCATGGAAACTTGAAATGCGAGAATGTGGTATTGGAGGAAAACTTAGAGGCCAAGGTGACTGAATTTGGACTCGGGAAAGTAGTCAGCGAGGCATCGTGCTCTTCTGCGGAGAGGGATGTAGAGGATTTTGGCAAGATGGTGTTAGTATTGGTAAGTGGGTGCAGAGGAGTTGGGGACCTTTGTGAGTGGGCATACAAAGAGTGGATGGAAGGGCGTCCAGAGAATGTAGTAGATAAAAGAATAAGTGGTGGGTTTAATCTGCAAGAGCTGGAACGTTCTTTAAGAATTGCATTTTGGTGTCTCCAAATTGATGAACGCCGAAGACCTTCAATGAGAGAGGTGGTTAAGGTGTTGGAGGGCACATTGAGTGTTGATCCACCTCCGCCCCCATTTGGTTGTAATGGGCcacttgaggaagaagaggagccATAG
- the LOC117634824 gene encoding 28 kDa ribonucleoprotein, chloroplastic-like, whose amino-acid sequence MKYLYYPFNIKLELINTRSELISRPPVFQLHLQPQFSIFVLPPQFLFNLIILSFVGGLSWATDNDALLRAFSPLIINDCETGRSRGFSFSFGFVTFSNEKAMRDAIEGMND is encoded by the exons atgaaatacctttattacccttttaacataaaattggAATTAATCAACACCAGATCAGAACTCATTTCACGACCTCCAGTCTTTCAGCTTCATCTTCAAccccaattttcaatttttgttcttcCACCTCAGTTTTTGTTCAACCTCATCATTCTAAGCTTCGTCGGAGGGCTCTCCTGGGCCACCGACAATGATGCGCTGTTGAGGGCCTTTTCTCCGTTG ATCATCAACGATTGCGAGACCGGGAGGTCCAGGGGCTTCAGCTTCAGCTTCGGCTTCGTCACCTTCAGCAACGAGAAGGCCATGAGGGACGCGATCGAAGGCATGAACGACTAG